DNA sequence from the Lysinibacillus sp. FSL W8-0992 genome:
GTCGAAGAGCAAAAAGATGCCACTGATGAGGACTTGCCATATTAATAGAAAAGGAGTGTGGAAAGCAGTATGAAAGTTTCAAGTGCAACTGATATACAAATAGATGCTTCAACGTTTTTACTTTATGCTCCACCTGGTATGGGCAAAACGTCCACAATCAAATATTTAGAGGGCAAAACATTATATGTCCCTCTTGATAAAACACATTCAGTTTTAAAAGGTTGCGAGAATATCGACATTGTTGATTTCAATAGTCACCAGGCATGGGAAGAATGGAATGCACTTATGCGAGATTTAGCGCGTACTGACTTATCGAAATACGACAATTTAGTGTTTGACAATATTTCAGAGTTAACTCGCTCTATGCTTGGTAATTTAGGGCGTGACGGCAAAAACAACCGAGTGCCTTCAATGGCCAACTATCAACAAATTGATTTCTTCATCATAGATAGCGTCCGTTTTATTCAAACGCTAGGAAAACGAGTTGTATTCACTGCATGGGAAACAACTGATAAATGGGAGTTACCAAGTGGTCAAGCTGTTAACCGTTCATATCCAGACATGCGAGACAAGATTTTGAATAACTTTATGGGCCTATGTCATGTAGTCGGTAAATTAGTTATCAATCCAGAAACGCAAAAGCGTGGTTTCATTTTAGAGCCAACTGATTATTTATTCGCTAAGAATCAATTGGATAATCGTAAGGCGTGTTCACAAGAAAATATTTTCAAGGTTGGTCATGTGCCTTCCACAGATAATAAGGAGGAAAAATAATTATGGGTTTTAAAATTAATTTCGACGAAGAAAATGTATCATCTGGTGAATTCCAATTAGTAGAAGAAGGGAAATACGAAGCTGCAATAATTAACGCCGAGGCTAAAGAATGGCAAGGTCAATATTCAATTGGGTTTGATGTAGAGATTCGTTCAGATGTTAATCAGAAACACCAAGGAGCAAAAGTTCTGTATAACACGCTTTATTTAAGTAGCACTAATCCGGAATACGCTGAAAATACCGAAAAGAAAAGGAACTCATTCTTAGTGGCATGCGGTTATAGCGGTAAACAAAGTCTTGAATTAGATGAGGTCGTTAAAAATATCATCGGTAAAAATGTATTAGTGTACATCAAACATGTGGAAGACAAAAACGATAAGGAGCGTAAATATCCTCGCGTTTCATTCGTAGCACCTTCTAAAGTGTCCAAGAATGAAGATCCATTTGCAAATAACAAAGGGCCAATTGAAATTAGCGAAGACGATTTACCATTCTAATAAAAACTTAATAGAGAGGTCTGTTTTAGGCGGACTTCTCTTTTTTATACCCAAAAACAGCAAAAGAGGTGCCGGAATGAATGAAAAAGTAACTGCTGAATCGTTACTAAAATCGATTGAAAATATGCATGAACAGTGTAGAAGTTGCAAATTTTTTAGCTATGACAATGATGGGAAATGCCTTAAACATTCGGTAGAACGCAAAGGTACAGATACTAAATGTGAAGATTGGAGGTACTTCGCATGACTGGAAAAGTGAAGGTTAGTCGTGAAGTTGCTAATTTTTTCGAGAAGTGCAAAAACAGCGGTGATATTAATTGGGAAGATGCAGTATTACACGAACATATTAAAATTTTCGAAAGTCACCACACAAAAGAAGCTGTTGAAATAAATCCTGATGCTTTATGTATGCTTCAATACTCACCTTTTGAATTAGCGAGAATTTTAGTTTTAGGTTACGAAATCGAACAAACGCCGGAAGAAAAAATCTTAGCAACATATCAACGTCAGCAAACACAGTGTGATATAAATGATATTTGTGATAAAAGAGCTCGTACAGCTTACGCAAATGCGATTGTATACACGTTAGATACACTAGGCATCAAAATAAAAGGCATCAACGAATGAAGGTGAGAACGTGAAAGCACCAATCAATTTTAACGAAATACCATCAGAATTAAGGTCACTTTCCCAGTGGATATTGTGGAAGTCAGAAGAAAAAGGCGGACGATATACAAAAATACCATATCAAACTGATGGTAACGAGGCTAGAAGTAATGACCGTAGAACGTGGTCCACGTTTGCAACAGCAGCCAAGTTTTATACAGAGTCTAATGCAGATGGCGTAGGTTTTGTATTCAGTAGGCAAGACAATTTTATAGGCATCGATATTGATAAATGTGTAACGTACAGCGCTGATGATATTGAAAAAGCGAATCCTATAATCAACACTTTTGCACAAGAAATTATAGACACATTAGACAGCTATACAGAGTTTAGTGTTAGTGGTACAGGCATTCATATCATCATCAAAGGTAGCCTTCCACAGTCTGTAGTGGGTACTGGACGTAAAAGCGCAAAACATGGACTAGAAATCTATCAATATGGTCGCTATTTTACGATGACAGGTAATCGTGAAAATGCTAATGGAATTTATGATCGTACAGATGAAATAGCAGAGATTTTAGAAAAATATTTTGATGACAGCGATGTGCAAGGGCGTGTGAACTTAGCAGAGTTTGAAAAAGACGAAATCAAGCTATCGAATGAAGCACTTTGGGAGCGAATGTTCCGTAGTAAATCAGGCGATGAAATACGATCGTTGTATGACGGAAATTTAATAGATGATGACCATTCATCAAGTGATTTAGCATTATGTAATCATTTGGCTTTCTGGACTGGGAAAAGCGCTTCGAGAATGGATTCGATGTTTAGAGAAACAGCCTTGATGCGTGATAAATGGGATAGAATTCACTTTTCAGATACAGGTGATACTTATGGTGAAGGTACCATTGCCAAGGCTATTGCTTCCACTACAACAACTGTGTTGGACCATCAAAATGACAGCAAGTTTTCATTTAACTTCCACGGTGATGATGTGGCTGCAGAGGAAGTAGAAAAGCCAGCACGTAAATTCAAATTAACGGACCTAGGAAATGCAGAGCGTATTGCTTATGAATACGGCCATGTAATTCGTTATATTCCATCAGTTGGTTGGTATATCTGGAACGGCAAGTATTGGGAGTTTGACGAAAAAGGAAAGTTGCATCGCATTGTAGCAAAGGTAGTTCGCAAACTTGGTGAATCAGCAGATGAAACGGAACAAAAATGGGCTAGACATTGCGAAAAGCATAATGTGCGTGAAAGTGCAATTAAAGATTTAAAAGTATTGGTTCCAGGAGATCGTAGTGACTTTGATAAACATAAATATCTGCTCAATGTTGCAAATGGTGTTGTAGACCTAAAAACAGGAAAGCTACAACCGCATGATAGGGAATTGAAGTTAACGAAAATAACAAATATCTCTTATGAAGAAAATGCTAAATGTCCAAATTGGTTAGCATTCTTAGACCAAATATTTTTGGGGGATAAAGATCTTGCAGAATACATGCAGCGATTGATTGGTTACAGCTTAACCGGTGATATTTCAGAGCAAATTATGATGTTCTTGGTTGGTGGTGGTAGTAACGGTAAATCAACGTTTATCAACACAATCAAAGACCTTGTAGGTGAATATGGCAAACAGGCTAAATCGGATACTTTTATTAAGAAAAAAGAAACAGGTGCCAATAACGATATTGCTAGGTTAGTAGGATCTCGCTTTGTATCAGCAATTGAAAGCGAGGAAGGCGAAAAGCTTTCGGAATCATTCGTTAAACAAATTACAGGTGGTGAGCCTGTATTAGCTCGCTTCTTACGACAAGAATACTTTGAGTACATTCCAGAGTTTAAAGTGTTTTTTACAACTAACCATAAGCCAATCATTGGGGGCTTGGATGAAGGTATATGGCGCAGGGTTAAATTAATTCCATTTGATTTAAACTTGCCAGCGCATAAGCGTGATAAAAAGTTACCTGAGAAGTTGTCGTTAGAAATGAGTGGAATACTCAACTGGGCAATCGAAGGCTGCTTAAAGTGGCAGAAGGACGGTCTAATAGAGCCAGTGGTGGTAGCAAGAGCAACAGGGAATTATAAAGAGGACATGGACATACTTGGTCCATTTTTAGCTGAATGTTGTTATGTAGATAAAACAAATGAAAATATCAAAATCGAAGCAAAAGAATTATATAACGTTTATGACAGTTTTGGTTATAAATCTGGTGAACGTACAGTAAGTAATCGTAGTTTTTATCGAATGTTGGAAACGAAGGGCTTTAAAAAAGAACGTGGGGCAGGAAATAAAAATTTTTTCACTGGTATTACTTTACAGGAGCGTGCGCCACAAGGAGTTACTTTTGAAGAAAAAATAGTTACAAAAGAGGCTGAAAATACTTCATTTAAGCT
Encoded proteins:
- a CDS encoding phage/plasmid primase, P4 family translates to MKAPINFNEIPSELRSLSQWILWKSEEKGGRYTKIPYQTDGNEARSNDRRTWSTFATAAKFYTESNADGVGFVFSRQDNFIGIDIDKCVTYSADDIEKANPIINTFAQEIIDTLDSYTEFSVSGTGIHIIIKGSLPQSVVGTGRKSAKHGLEIYQYGRYFTMTGNRENANGIYDRTDEIAEILEKYFDDSDVQGRVNLAEFEKDEIKLSNEALWERMFRSKSGDEIRSLYDGNLIDDDHSSSDLALCNHLAFWTGKSASRMDSMFRETALMRDKWDRIHFSDTGDTYGEGTIAKAIASTTTTVLDHQNDSKFSFNFHGDDVAAEEVEKPARKFKLTDLGNAERIAYEYGHVIRYIPSVGWYIWNGKYWEFDEKGKLHRIVAKVVRKLGESADETEQKWARHCEKHNVRESAIKDLKVLVPGDRSDFDKHKYLLNVANGVVDLKTGKLQPHDRELKLTKITNISYEENAKCPNWLAFLDQIFLGDKDLAEYMQRLIGYSLTGDISEQIMMFLVGGGSNGKSTFINTIKDLVGEYGKQAKSDTFIKKKETGANNDIARLVGSRFVSAIESEEGEKLSESFVKQITGGEPVLARFLRQEYFEYIPEFKVFFTTNHKPIIGGLDEGIWRRVKLIPFDLNLPAHKRDKKLPEKLSLEMSGILNWAIEGCLKWQKDGLIEPVVVARATGNYKEDMDILGPFLAECCYVDKTNENIKIEAKELYNVYDSFGYKSGERTVSNRSFYRMLETKGFKKERGAGNKNFFTGITLQERAPQGVTFEEKIVTKEAENTSFKLV
- a CDS encoding AAA family ATPase, encoding MKVSSATDIQIDASTFLLYAPPGMGKTSTIKYLEGKTLYVPLDKTHSVLKGCENIDIVDFNSHQAWEEWNALMRDLARTDLSKYDNLVFDNISELTRSMLGNLGRDGKNNRVPSMANYQQIDFFIIDSVRFIQTLGKRVVFTAWETTDKWELPSGQAVNRSYPDMRDKILNNFMGLCHVVGKLVINPETQKRGFILEPTDYLFAKNQLDNRKACSQENIFKVGHVPSTDNKEEK
- a CDS encoding DUF669 domain-containing protein → MGFKINFDEENVSSGEFQLVEEGKYEAAIINAEAKEWQGQYSIGFDVEIRSDVNQKHQGAKVLYNTLYLSSTNPEYAENTEKKRNSFLVACGYSGKQSLELDEVVKNIIGKNVLVYIKHVEDKNDKERKYPRVSFVAPSKVSKNEDPFANNKGPIEISEDDLPF